The following proteins are encoded in a genomic region of Telopea speciosissima isolate NSW1024214 ecotype Mountain lineage unplaced genomic scaffold, Tspe_v1 Tspe_v1.0020, whole genome shotgun sequence:
- the LOC122647301 gene encoding uncharacterized protein K02A2.6-like — MPHDDALVIKMVIANCTVGRILVDNGSSIDVLYYDAFEKMLLKPEMLKRVESPLYGFNGAIVQVNSTHNGILGRPGLNALQAVVSAPHLVMKFPTDHGIGESRGSQMTTHRCYEGYLRDSGKEPQMNLIHLDDNRDVKEPERGEPAEDLTSIEMIEGDNTHVVQIGANLMGERKTELINFLRANVDVFAWSATDMPGIDRKIAEHKLSIYPNAKPVFQKKRTFAPKRQEKIIEEVTKLLDAGFIEEAIYPEWLSNVVMVPKFNGKWRMCIDFTDLNKACPKDYYPLPHIDLLIYATAGHEMLSFMDAYSGYNQIKMYEPDVLKTSFIAGRDTYCYIRMPFWLKNVGASYQRLVNYLFKHQIGWNMEVCVDDMLVKSLKAQDHIIDLKETFQVLRESNMKLNPAKCAFGVTSGKFLDFMVSQRGIETKSAKIKATLEMHPPGRVKELQELTGRVVALGRFISMSAVLVRGDGRTQKPIYYVSNVLLDVETRYSNVEKYAYALIVAARKPKPYFQAYTIKVLTNQPLKKILAKPDHSGRLIAWCVELGEFDIHYKPRTAIKAQALADFLVECTHPEEEIIDIAGPEEMTEEWTLYVDGSSSVQGCGAKLILTSPGGFIVQYALRFEFQTTNNGAEYKALIAGLTLAQSLMIKYITVYSNSQLIVNQVKGEYGIPRTLITDNRKQFEQKFKEFSDQYEIQLRKTSVAHPQSNGLAEATNKILLDGIKKKLKTAKGLWAEELPNILWAYRTTTRLATGETPFMLAYGTKAILPVEIGETSMRIQLYNPEINNEELRTNLDSLEEI; from the exons ATGCCTCACGATGATGCTCTAGTGATCAAGATGGTAATCGCCAATTGTACGGTGGGGAGAATTTTGGTTGATAATGGGAGCTCGATTGATGTCCTATATTATGATGCATTTGAAAAGATGCTCCTGAAACCCGAGATGCTGAAAAGAGTAGAATCCCCGTTGTATGGGTTCAATGGAGCCATTGTTCAG GTGAATTCAACACACAATGGGATATTAGGACGCCCTGGACTCAATGCGCTACAGGCGGTGGTGTCTGCTCCACATTTGGTGATGAAGTTTCCCACTGATCACGGGATTGGGGAATCTCGAGGAAGCCAAATGACGACTCACCGCTGCTATGAAGGATACTTAAGGGACAGCGGAAAGGAACCTCAAATGAACCTGATCCATTTGGACGATAATCGAGATGTTAAAGAGCCAGAAAGAGGCGAACCAGCAGAAGATCTGACCTCCATAGAAATGATAGAAGGGGACAATACGCACGTTGTCCAAATAGGAGCGAACctgatgggagagagaaaaaccgAGCTCATAAATTTCCTGAGAGCAAACGTAGACGTATTTGCCTGGTCAGCTACTGATATGCCTGGGATAGATAGAAAGATAGCTGAGCATAAGCTTAGCATCTACCCCAATGCCAAGCCAGTGTTTCAGAAAAAGAGAACTTTTGCACCCAAACGACAAGAGAAAATAATTGAGGAGGTGACCAAGCTCCTGGATGCTGGATTTATTGAGGAAGCCATCTACCCAGAATGGCTTTCAAATGTTGTAATGGTCCCAAAGTTTAATGGAAAATGGCGAATGTGTATTGACTTTACGGATTTGAATAAAGCTTGTCCTAAAGACTATTACCCTTTGCCTCACATTGATTTGTTGATATATGCCACGGCAGGCCATGAAATGCTttctttcatggatgcctattcgGGATATAATCAGATTAAAATGTATGAGCCCGATGTTTTGAAAACTTCTTTTATCGCAGGCAGAGATACATACTGTTATATTCGCATGCCATTTTGGCTAAAGAATGTAGGGGCATCCTACCAACGTTTGGTGAATTATCTCTTCAAACATCAAATAGGCTGGAACATGGAAGTTTgtgtagatgatatgcttgtGAAAAGCTTGAAAGCACAAGATCATATCATAGATCTAAAGGAGACATTTCAAGTTCTAAGAGAAAGTAACATGAAGTTGAATCCAGCCAAGTGTGCTTTTGGGGTTACATCTGGGAAGTTCCTCGATTTTATGGTTTCCCaaagaggaatagaaacaaaatcagCCAAGATTAAAGCTACACTTGAGATGCATCCGCCTGGTAGAGTCAAGGAATTACAAGAACTGACAGGAAGAGTTGTGGCACTTGGGAGATTTATATCGA TGAGTGCAGTATTGGTCAGAGGAGATGGGCGAACACAAAAACCGATATATTATGTAAGTAATGTCCTTTTAGATGTGGAAACTAGGTATAGCAACGTGGAAAAATATGCCTACGCATTGATTGTTGCAGCAAGGAAGCCAAAGCCTTATTTTCAAGCTTATACCATCAAAGTACTCACCAACCAACCATTGAAGAAGATTTTGGCCAAGCCTGACCACTCCGGGAGACTGATAGCATGGTGTGTTGAGCTAGGTGAATTCGACATCCATTATAAACCCCGAACTGCAATAAAAGCTCAAGCCTTGGCAGATTTTTTAGTAGAATGTACACATCCCGAGGAGGAAATCATTGACATCGCAGGACCAGAGGAGATGACCGAGGAATGGACGTTGTATGTCGATGGCTCCTCTAGTGTGCAAGGATGTGGGGCAAAATTGATATTAACTAGCCCTGGAGGATTTATTGTACAGTATGCCTTGAGATTTGAATTCCAGACCACCAATAATGGAGCCGAATATAAAGCTCTGATTGCAGGATTGACGCTGGCACAAAGTTTGATGATAAAATATATCACTGTGTATAGTAATTCGCAGTTGATAGTTAATCAAGTCAAAGGAGA GTATGGAATCCCGAGGACCCTCATCACTGACAATAGAAAGCAGTTTGAACAAAAATTCAAGGAGTTCAGTGACCAATATGAGATTCAATTAAGGAAAACCTCGGTAGCAcatcctcaatccaatgggctAGCAGAAGCaacaaataaaattctattagatggaattaagaagaaactcaaaacgGCCAAAGGATTATGGGCGGAAGAATTACCTAATATTCTTTGGGCATACCGTACAACCACAAGGTTAGCAACTGGAGAAACGCCCTTCATGCTGGCATATGGAACTAAAGCAATACTCCCAGTCGAAATAGGAGAAACATCAATGAGGATACAACTCTACAATCCTGAGATTAACAATGAGGAATTAAGGACAAACTTAGACTCGttggaagaaatttga
- the LOC122647303 gene encoding protein ACTIVITY OF BC1 COMPLEX KINASE 1, chloroplastic-like, protein MEFVCQLQLSCLPNSSDIVMGYFPTSPRSVPQLVKHRRKHGYVNKGFLYSTYSTIQITNKQVSTTLSPALQQQQILASASTSLTSLRADDESNVSSATTRSSLLGKSSSAMEQLDFERGVCVPFRKYTPETVKNKVLESRGAILSLLGRGVEIVWNLGFYWSTLMYDCFIGRDKEVVPYRARQLRNLLCDLGPSFIKAGQVLANRPDIIREDYMNELCILQDDVPPFPNQVAFAIIEEELGRPLEDVFSKISSKTIAAASLGQVYRATLRDTGEDVAIKVDNAGVSDENIGSPPNIVAFRLRDHASNNTQSGDIDLLILFIRDGFIWIVILKFIIMIFILIFLFKILVSNIKIPIGALFDKMAKSLTLEALLLTIPFGCCTQDALIFAVLKMTRRIDSCFREVRRVLKRLLDT, encoded by the exons ATGGAGTTTGTTTGCCAACTTCAACTTTCGTGTCTTCCAAATTCGTCGGATATTGTAATGGGTTATTTTCCAACTTCGCCAAGGAGTGTTCCCCAATTAGTTAAGCACCGCCGGAAACATGGCTATGTGAACAAGGGCTTTTTGTATTCCACTTATTCTACAATTCAGATAACCAATAAGCAAGTTTCAACTACTCTTAGCCCTGccttgcagcagcagcagataTTGGCTTCAGCTTCCACCTCTTTGACTTCATTAAGAGCCGATGATGAGAGCAATGTCAGTTCAGCAACTACGAGATCTTCGTTGCTTGGGAAGTCTAGTAGTGCCATGGAGCAACTTGATTTTGAACGCGGTGTTTGTGTTCCCTTTCGCAAGTACACTCCAGAGACA GTGAAGAATAAGGTTTTGGAATCCAGAGGGGCTATACTCTCTCTCCTTGGTCGGGGCGTGGAGATAGTTTGGAACTTGGGTTTCTATTGGTCCACCCTTATGTATGACTGCTTTATTGGTCGAGATAAAGAAGTGGTTCCTTATCGAGCCCGGCAACTCAGGAATTTGTTGTGTGATTTGGGGCCTTCCTTCATTAAAGCTGGGCAG GTTCTGGCAAACAGACCTGACATTATTAGGGAGGATTATATGAATGAGCTCTGCATTCTTCAAGATGATGTTCCTCCTTTTCCTAACCAG GTTGCCTTCGCCATTATTGAAGAGGAGTTAGGTCGGCCTCTTGAAGATGTTTTCAGTAAAATTTCATCGAAGACAATTGCGGCTGCAAGTTTGGGTCAAGTTTACCGTGCTACTTTACGTGACACAGGGGAGGATGTTGCTATTAAGGTTGA TAATGCAG GTGTAAGTGATGAAAATATTGGTTCGCCACCAAACATCGTCGCTTTCAGGTTGCGAGACCATGCATCGAACAATACCCAATCGGGAGACATCGATCTCCTCATACTCTTCATCAGAGATGGCTTTATTTGGATCGTGATCCTCAAATTCATCATCATGATcttcatcctgatcttcctctTCAAGATTTTGGTTTCCAACATAAAGATTCCTATTGGAGCACTCTTTGACAAAATGGCCAAATCCTTGACACTTGAAGCATTGCTATTGACCATTCCTTTTGGGTGTTGTACCCAAGATGCCCTTATCTTTGCTGTTCTTAAAATGACGAGGAGGATTGACAGTTGTTTTAGGGAAGTTCGAAGAGTCCTGAAAAGGCTTCTTGACACTTGA
- the LOC122647302 gene encoding uncharacterized protein LOC122647302, producing MDAMNAFNDCIEDIAVNDLRWSGFPLTWSNKRAGNSRIACKLDRVLVNEEWLHSFPSSHASFENPGISDHSPISLDIQPFTSFGPKPFKYFDMWSSHPTFLPVVLEAWQKPVYAFSSPLIAFSKRLKNVKAALKDWNLNIFGNITLQVPECKDRLHSIQARLQSDLHNVSLAAEEKVVSNQLSSLLASEESFLKQKSRMLSRKDGSIVNTVKDIKDLAVQHFKGIFTGLQEDHATVPSHLLNKFIAPEFLDSLSAIPKEEEIVKAIHSLKVIGAPGPDGFSMGFFIAAWDIIKSDLIAAIESFFLNPNQVNGINHTFLCLIPKKEGAIAMNDFRHIALCNLLYKFIAKILARRLKSVVDLLVSDNQTAFIPGRNISDNILLCNDIVRGFERKNHSPSLLLKIDIHKAFDSIWWDFIAQQFKDLSGLRINSSKSLIFFAGVSDSDKAAFLASSRFLEGQLPVKLVLIRSVLEASYIYWSGIYVLPQVTIKALEALMASFLWKGSDTSRFLHPLSWAAVCLPKKEGGLGIRRIKDVNSAGIIKLLWEIALKKKSIWVDWIYLGLLRHDSIWTAASLSDASRVWRKILACRPLVLQAIRSNIGDGQSTYLWLDNWHPRGILLHQITPRSIYSSDFHRLSLVADILDHNGWAPPPAGPSLTAIWNELHSVTRRPISSGDCVTWSRATLAPSLPRLLGILSG from the exons ATGGATGCTATGAATGCTTTTAATGATTGCATTGAAGACATAGCTGTTAATGATCTCAGATGGAGTGGCTTTCCTCTTACCTGGAGTAATAAAAGGGCTGGAAACAGTCGCATTGCCTGCAAACTTGATAGAGTCCTGGTCAATGAAGAGTGGCTtcactccttcccttcctcccaTGCATCTTTTGAAAACCCAGGCATATCTGATCACTCTCCCATCTCCCTTGATATCCAGCCCTTTActtcctttggccccaaacctttCAAATACTTTGATATGTGGTCTTCCCACCCAACCTTTCTCCCGGTTGTCCTTGAAGCTTGGCAAAAGCCTGTCTATgccttctcctcccctctcatTGCCTTCTCCAAGaggctcaaaaatgtcaaggctGCTCTCAAGGACTGGAACCTAAACATATTTGGCAATATTACTCTCCAAGTTCCAGAGTGTAAAGATaggcttcattccattcaagcTAGGCTGCAGTCTGATTTGCACAATGTCTCCCTTGCTGCTGAAGAAAAAGTGGTCTCAAATCAGCTCTCCTCCTTGCTAGCTAGtgaagaaagctttctcaaGCAGAAGTCTAGAATG CTCTCTCGGAAGGATGGCTCTATTGTCAACACAGTGAAGGATATTAAGGACTTGGCTGTCCAGCACTTCAAAGGAATTTTCACAGGGCTGCAAGAAGACCATGCTACTGTCCCTAGCCATCTGCTCAACAAGTTTATCGCCCCTGAATTTCTGGATTCCTTAAGTGCTAtccccaaagaagaagaaatagtgaAAGCTATTCACTCTCTCAAAGTCATTGGTGCTCCGGGCCCGGATGGCTTTAGTATGGGCTTCTTTATAGCTGCTTGGGACATCATTAAATCTGATCTTATTGCTGCAATTGAGAGCTTCTTTCTCAATCCCAACCAAGTCAATGGGATCAACCACACCTTTCTctgtctcatccccaaaaaagaaGGAGCCATTGCTATGAATGATTTTAGGCACATAGCCCTCTGCAACCTGCTGTACAAGTTtattgccaaaatccttgctCGAAGGCTTAAGAGTGTGGTGGACCTATTGGTTAGTGATAACCAAACAGCTTTCATTCCAGGCAGGAACATCTCTGATAATATCCTTTTGTGCAATGACATTGTTCGGGGCTTTGAAAGGAAGAATCACTCCCCCTCACTGCTactgaagattgacatccacaaagcttttgattctaTTTGGTGGGACTTCATTGCTCAA CAATTCAAAGATCTCTCGGGCCTTCGTATCAATTCCTCCAAGTCCCTCATCTTCTTTGCAGGAGTTTCGGATTCTGACAAAGCTGCCTTCCTTGCCTCTTCAAGGTTCCTTGAAGGTCAGCTGCCTGTCAA GTTGGTCCTCATTAGATCAGTTTTGGAGGcttcttatatctattggtcgGGTATCTATGTGCTACCTCAAGTTACTATCAAGGCTCTCGAAGCTCTTATGGCTTCCTTCCTCTGGAAGGGTTCTGACACCTCGAGGTTTCTCCATCCATTGAGTTGGGCTGCTGTTTGCctccccaagaaggaaggagggttaggcattagaagaatcaaagatgtcAATTCAGCTGGTATCATCAAGCTTCTCTGGGAGATTGCTTTGAAAAAGAAGAGCATAtgggtggattggatttatTTGGGTCTTCTTCGccatgactctatttggactgctgCCTCCTTATCTGATGCCTCTAGGGTCTGGAGAAAGATCCTTGCCTGTCGTCCTTTAGTCCTTCAAGCTATTCGCTCCAACATTGGCGATGGTCAATCTACTTATCTTTGGCTCGACAACTGGCATCCTAGGGGAATTCTCCTGCACCAGATCACCCCTAGATCCATCTACTCCTCTGATTTTCATAGGCTTTCTTTGGTTGCTGATATCCTAGATCACAATGGTTGGGCTCCACCCCCAGCTGGCCCTTCCCTCACTGCCATCTGGAATGAGCTCCACTCTGTCACTAGAAGGCCTATCTCTAGTGGTGACTGTGTTACTTGGTCTCGAGCAACTCTGgctccttctcttccaaggCTGCTTGGAATTTTGTCTGGCTGA